Proteins from a single region of Verrucomicrobiia bacterium:
- a CDS encoding TonB-dependent receptor — protein MQRALTMLRARLLPCITLLGVASIFSGTLAAADTPLATNQLTSLSLEQLMSIEVTSVSKHAEPVAKAPAAIHVLTGDDIRRSGATSIPEALRMVPGINVSQINPGNWAISSRGFNGRFASKLLVMIDGRSVYTPLFSGVYWDVQDTLLEDIERIEVIRGPGASLWGANAVNGVINIITKDAFDTQGGMLSGGGGWEETAFGAVRYGGKLNEHTAYRAFVKYNQRDDTQFAMDGTDIWRGGYRVDWRPQPGSSGMLQSELYAGDTASGTGVGMSTVAGGHALARWDRELGADSTLRLQTWFDRTERVFDIVTEYRNTFDLEAQHQFLLGEKNRLAWGAGYRFTSDQTFGSPQLTFAPAEVDDHLASFFVQDEVTLLPDKLSLTFGSKLEHNQYTGLEVQPSARLSWQPYTHHSLWASVSRAVRSPSRAETDVTAVSGGPPGLTTVVRGAPMQSEELLAFELGWRAQLHRTFSTDLALFYNDYDRLRAFDFTFTPVPPTATFSVNNAMDGHTYGGELSLNWQPVSWWRWQASYTLLQMHLRNGLVLPDATFYYRAEDNPQQQIHLRSSLDLPHGFEFDTQLYYQDSLPGLGVPAYARLDFRLGWKHRDRFEASIVLQNALDPQHREYGNASMVVSSEIQRTLYGKLTWRF, from the coding sequence ATGCAACGCGCCCTCACCATGTTACGCGCCCGGCTGCTGCCCTGCATCACCTTGCTGGGGGTGGCTTCCATCTTTAGTGGAACGCTGGCCGCTGCAGACACTCCGCTCGCCACCAACCAGCTCACCAGCCTCTCACTTGAGCAGTTGATGTCCATCGAGGTCACCTCCGTCTCCAAACATGCCGAACCGGTAGCCAAAGCACCCGCTGCCATCCACGTGCTCACAGGAGATGACATCCGGCGTTCCGGCGCGACGAGCATTCCCGAGGCCCTGCGCATGGTTCCAGGTATCAATGTCTCCCAAATCAATCCCGGCAACTGGGCCATCAGTTCCCGTGGGTTCAACGGTCGCTTTGCCAGCAAGCTGCTCGTCATGATCGATGGCCGCAGCGTTTACACCCCGCTTTTCTCAGGCGTTTACTGGGATGTGCAGGATACCTTGCTGGAAGACATCGAACGCATCGAAGTCATCCGCGGTCCAGGCGCCAGCCTCTGGGGTGCCAATGCCGTGAACGGTGTGATCAACATCATCACCAAGGACGCCTTCGATACCCAAGGCGGCATGCTTTCCGGCGGAGGCGGCTGGGAAGAGACCGCCTTCGGTGCCGTCCGCTACGGCGGCAAATTGAACGAACACACCGCCTATCGTGCCTTTGTGAAATACAACCAGCGCGATGACACCCAGTTCGCCATGGACGGCACAGACATATGGCGCGGCGGTTATCGCGTGGACTGGCGCCCGCAACCCGGCTCTTCCGGAATGTTGCAAAGCGAACTCTATGCCGGTGATACCGCTTCTGGCACCGGCGTCGGCATGTCCACCGTCGCGGGCGGTCACGCCTTGGCCCGTTGGGATCGTGAACTCGGCGCTGATTCCACCCTGCGTCTTCAAACTTGGTTCGACCGCACGGAACGCGTCTTCGACATCGTCACCGAGTATCGGAACACGTTCGATCTCGAAGCCCAGCACCAGTTCCTGCTGGGCGAAAAAAACCGCCTAGCCTGGGGTGCGGGCTACCGCTTCACCAGTGACCAAACGTTCGGCTCGCCACAACTCACCTTCGCACCCGCAGAAGTTGACGATCACCTGGCCAGCTTCTTTGTGCAGGATGAAGTCACCCTCCTGCCGGACAAACTTTCCTTAACCTTCGGCAGCAAGCTGGAGCATAACCAATATACCGGTTTAGAGGTGCAGCCCTCCGCCCGTCTAAGCTGGCAACCTTACACCCATCACAGCCTTTGGGCCTCTGTGTCCCGTGCTGTTCGCTCACCTTCCCGTGCAGAGACTGATGTCACTGCCGTCAGTGGTGGTCCCCCGGGTCTTACCACAGTTGTGCGCGGCGCCCCAATGCAGTCTGAGGAACTGCTCGCCTTTGAACTTGGCTGGCGCGCCCAGCTGCATCGCACATTCAGCACGGACTTGGCACTATTTTACAATGACTATGACCGGCTGCGCGCCTTTGACTTCACCTTCACACCCGTGCCGCCCACTGCCACGTTCTCAGTGAATAACGCCATGGACGGCCACACCTATGGCGGCGAACTGTCTCTGAACTGGCAGCCGGTCTCCTGGTGGCGCTGGCAGGCCAGCTATACCTTGCTGCAGATGCATCTGCGCAATGGCCTCGTTTTACCTGACGCCACTTTCTACTACCGGGCGGAAGACAATCCGCAGCAACAGATCCATCTGCGCTCCAGCCTGGACCTGCCGCATGGTTTTGAATTCGACACCCAGCTCTACTACCAGGATTCACTGCCCGGTTTGGGTGTGCCTGCCTATGCACGGCTGGATTTCCGACTCGGCTGGAAACACCGTGACCGCTTTGAAGCCAGCATCGTCCTTCAAAACGCGCTGGACCCCCAACACCGTGAGTATGGCAACGCTTCCATGGTCGTCTCCTCGGAAATCCAGCGGACGCTGTATGGCAAGCTGACCTGGCGCTTCTAA
- the lptE gene encoding LPS assembly lipoprotein LptE has product MLRLVFSCLAALLLSGCAGYQLGPTNGTKAGEKSIEVQFFQNKTGEPRLIDAVTGSLRKVIQQDGTYKLDTRGESDVVLTGSLIKYDRGGVTFQPSDIRTVRDYNVTLTARVQARERSTGKVILDRVITGRATLRAGSDLASAERQTLPNLAEDLARNITTYLVDGTW; this is encoded by the coding sequence ATGCTGCGCCTCGTTTTTTCCTGCCTGGCCGCGCTGCTCCTCAGCGGATGCGCGGGTTATCAGCTTGGTCCCACCAACGGGACCAAGGCAGGGGAAAAGTCCATTGAAGTACAATTTTTCCAGAACAAGACCGGTGAACCCCGGTTGATTGATGCGGTCACCGGCTCTTTGCGCAAGGTCATCCAGCAGGACGGCACCTATAAACTCGATACTCGGGGTGAAAGCGACGTCGTCCTCACTGGCAGCTTGATAAAATACGATCGCGGTGGCGTCACCTTCCAACCCTCGGACATCCGCACAGTTCGTGATTACAACGTCACCCTCACTGCCCGGGTACAAGCCCGCGAACGCAGCACCGGCAAAGTCATCCTGGACCGCGTGATCACCGGACGCGCCACCTTGCGGGCCGGTTCCGACCTCGCCAGTGCCGAACGCCAGACCCTGCCCAACCTCGCCGAAGATCTGGCCCGCAACATCACCACCTACTTGGTTGATGGCACTTGGTGA
- a CDS encoding YfiR family protein, with protein MLSFSSISQHLRRSFFRLQFALALLFTSASSLRAAEPTEYEIKAAMIYRLAQFMEWPSNRFDSASAPLSLAIMGKDPFGDSIDTVLKNQKIGDRDILIHRLPSHADNRTNHHVIYLSTSLSAEAQNIISSVRTNAVFTVGEGEDFTTRGGHARIYLEQKKVRFEINIAAMERSGLKLHSQVMKLATRITRDGKDVKK; from the coding sequence ATGCTGTCGTTCAGCTCCATATCACAGCATCTCCGCCGGAGCTTTTTCCGGCTGCAGTTCGCGCTTGCCCTGTTGTTCACCAGCGCCAGCTCCCTCCGCGCTGCTGAACCCACCGAGTATGAGATCAAGGCGGCCATGATCTACCGGCTGGCTCAATTCATGGAGTGGCCTTCCAACCGGTTTGATTCTGCCTCCGCACCCCTCTCCCTGGCCATCATGGGCAAAGATCCCTTTGGCGACTCCATCGACACGGTATTGAAGAATCAAAAAATTGGGGACCGCGACATCCTCATACATCGACTTCCTTCCCATGCTGACAACCGCACCAACCACCACGTGATTTACCTCAGCACCAGCCTTTCCGCCGAGGCCCAAAACATCATCTCCAGTGTACGGACAAACGCCGTGTTCACCGTAGGTGAAGGTGAGGACTTCACCACCCGGGGCGGTCACGCGCGGATCTACCTCGAACAGAAGAAGGTGCGTTTCGAGATAAATATCGCCGCCATGGAACGCAGCGGCTTGAAATTACACTCCCAAGTCATGAAACTCGCCACGCGCATCACGCGCGACGGCAAAGACGTGAAGAAGTAG